One Panicum virgatum strain AP13 chromosome 9K, P.virgatum_v5, whole genome shotgun sequence genomic region harbors:
- the LOC120652485 gene encoding endoglucanase 9 encodes MSMYGRDPWGGPLEICHDSATDDDRSRNLDIDRGALSRTLDETQQSWLLAGPGDQGRRKKKYVDIGCLVVSRKFFVWTLGVLLAAAVFAGVVAGIAKAIPRRHRPPPQPDDYTVALHKALMFFNAQRSGKLPKHNNVPWRGNSCMKDGLSDPAVRRSLVGGYYDGGDAVKFNFPAAFSMTLLSWSVIEYSAKYEAVGELGHVRDIIKWGADYFLKTFNSTADSIDRVVAQVGSAATSPGSTQPNDHYCWMRPEDIDYPRPVVECHACSDLAAEMAAALAAASIVFKDNKAYSQKLVHGATTLFQFARNLRGRYSAGGSDAAKLYNSTSYWDEFVWGSSWMYLATGNSSYLTLATHPKLAKHAGAFWGGPDYGVFSWDNKLTGAQVLLSRLRLFLSPGYPYEEMLRAFHNQTSIIMCSYLPIFKSFNRTKGGLIQLNHGKPHPLQYVVNAAFLASVFSDYLEAADTPGWYCGPHFYSIEVLRSFARTQIEYILGKNPLKMSYVVGFGKHYPKHVHHRGASIPKNAVHYGCKGGWKWRDTKKPNPNIIVGAMVAGPDRHDGFKDARKNYNYTEATLAGNAGLVAALVALSGEGHGVDKNTMFSAVPPMFPSPPPPPGPWKP; translated from the exons ATGAGCATGTACGGGAGGGACCCGTGGGGCGGGCCGCTGGAGATATGCCACGACTCGGCCACGGACGACGACCGCAGCCGGAACCTGGACATCGACCGCGGCGCGCTGTCGCGGACGCTCGACGAGACGCAGCAGAGCTGGCTGCTGGCGGGGCCCGGGGACCAGGGCCGCAGGAAGAAGAAGTACGTGGACATCGGCTGCCTCGTCGTCAGCCGCAAGTTCTTCGTCTGGACGCTCGGggtgctcctcgccgccgccgtcttcgcGGGGGTCGTGGCCGGGATCGCCAAGGCCATACCCAGGCgacaccgcccgccgccgcagcccgacGACTACACCGTCGCGCTGCACAAGGCGCTCATGTTCTTCAACGCGCAGAGAT CTGGCAAGCTTCCGAAGCACAACAATGTACCATGGCGTGGCaactcttgcatgaaggacggACTCTCTGACCCGGCAGTCCGGCGAAGCCTGGTTGGCGGGTACTATGACGGTGGCGACGCCGTCAAGTTCAACTTCCCAGCTGCATTCTCCATGACCCTCCTCAGCTGGAGTGTCATTGAGTACAGTGCCAAGTATGAAGCTGTTGGGGAACTTGGCCATGTCCGTGACATTATCAAGTGGGGAGCAGACTACTTCTTGAAGACCTTTAACTCCACAGCCGATAGCATTGATCGTGTCGTTGCGCAG GTGGGAAGTGCTGCAACGTCGCCTGGTTCTACACAACCCAATGATCACTATTGTTGGATGAGGCCAGAGGACATTGACTACCCACGTCCAGTGGTCGAGTGCCACGCTTGTTCGGATCTTGCTGCTGAAATGGCTGCAGCATTAGCTGCAGCTTCTATTGTATTCAAGGACAATAAGGCTTACTCACAGAAACTTGTACATGGTGCTACCACTCTCTTCCAATTTGCAAGGAATCTGCGTGGGAGGTATAGTGCAGGCGGTTCAGATGCTGCAAAGTTATACAATTCAACCAGTTACTGGGATGAGTTTGTGTGGGGtagttcatggatgtaccttgcGACTGGCAATTCGTCATACTTGACTCTAGCCACACACCCCAAGCTTGCGAAGCATGCTGGTGCTTTCTGGGGTGGTCCGGATTATGGTGTCTTCAGTTGGGATAATAAGCTCACCGGTGCACAG GTTCTTCTAAGCCGGTTAAGGCTTTTCTTGAGTCCTGGATATCCGTATGAAGAGATGCTCAGGGCATTCCACAACCAAACTAGCATTATCATGTGTTCCTATCTTCCCATCTTCAAGTCTTTCAACAGAACAAAAG GTGGTTTGATTCAGTTAAATCACGGGAAGCCACACCCCCTTCAATATGTGGTCAACGCTGCATTCCTTGCTTCTGTGTTCAGTGACTATCTTGAGGCTGCGGATACCCCTGGATGGTATTGTGGCCCCCATTTCTACTCTATTGAGGTTCTTCGGAGCTTTGCAAGGACTCAG ATTGAGTACATCTTAGGAAAGAATCCTTTGAAGATGAGCTATGTGGTTGGGTTTGGAAAGCATTACCCCAAGCATGTTCACCACCGGGGTGCGTCGATCCCCAAGAACGCTGTTCACTATGGCTGCAAAGGAGGGTGGAAGTGGAGGGACACCAAGAAGCCAAACCCTAACATCATAGTTGGAGCCATGGTCGCTGGCCCTGATCGCCATGATGGATTCAAAGATGCCCGCAAGAACTACAACTACACTGAAGCAACGCTGGCGGGCAATGCTGGTCTAGTCGCAGCATTGGTAGCTTTGTCAGGTGAAGGCCATGGGGTGGACAAGAACACGATGTTCTCTGCAGTGCCGCCCATGTTCCCttcacctccaccaccaccggggCCATGGAAACCATAG